A stretch of the Capsicum annuum cultivar UCD-10X-F1 chromosome 8, UCD10Xv1.1, whole genome shotgun sequence genome encodes the following:
- the LOC124886628 gene encoding pollen-specific protein SF3-like, producing the protein MKNSKLLSSESNAVTSIDVRGLPSAHKELTRRTEAVVEVVSAVSVNGILYHKSCFKCCHGGCVISPSNYIAHEGRLYSETVDRVLAFCYHVYLSPIFKNLNVLRVISLRSDLQSELTELPSLENHRRRRDEGGGENGMMKCGYNCKCGHI; encoded by the exons atgaagaactcgaagctgTTGTCGTCGGAGAGCAATGCTGTCACGTCGAtcgacg TGAGAGGTTTACCTAGTGCGCACAAAGAGCTCACTCGAAGGACAGAGGCTGTGGTAGAGGTTGTATCGGCT GTATCAGTTAATGGTATACTATATCACAAGAGCTGCTTCAAATGTTGCCATGGAGGCTGTGTGATTAGCCCTTCCAACTATATTGCCCATGAAGGGCGTCTTTACT CTGAAACAGTTGATCGTGTCTTAGCTTTCTGCTATCATGTCTACCTGTCTCCTATATTCAAGAATCTGAATGTGCTACGCGTTATTTCATTGAG ATCGGATTTACAGAGTGAATTGACTGAATTACCCTCATTGGAGAATCACCGACGGCGAAGGGATGAAGGGGGTGGCGAAAATGGGATGATGAAATGTGGTTATAATTGCAAATGTGGCCATATTTGA